The segment CGAGGTCGTACGGCATCGGGCACCGCCGATGCCGCCGGTCGCCATGGCCGTCGGATTCATGTTCCGCTCCTCGCAGGTGAGGACGTACGGGGCGGCTTCCCCGATGGTCCGGACGGCCGCCCCTGGGGACACTCGTTCGGTTCAGCGCGGCGCCGGACTCCGGTCCACCGTAGACCGGGGGCGTCACGGCCTGCGGCCGACACGCTTCGCGTTCACACGCCCGCCGAGCCGGAGCGGGCCCGGAGGCTCAGACGGGCCCGGAGGTTCATGACGAGCCGGGCTGGAGCAGTCGCTCCATGGCGGCGATGTCCTCGGTGAGGGCGTCCTTCCGGTGTCGGGGGCCGCAGCCCTGAACGAGGCGGGCGTAGTCGGCTGCCGCACGGTTGATGCGCTCCGACAGGGCCGCGCCGCTCTCATGGGAGCCGAAGTCGTCGGTGGCGGCGTAGACGCCCCGGGGGGACACGATGGCGTGCAGATAGGAGAACATCGGCCGCAGGGCGTGTTCGAGGACGAGGGAGTGCCGTTCGGTGCCGCCGGTCGCGCCGATGAGTACGGGCATGTCGGAGAGGGTTTCCTCCGGCAGGACGTCGAAGAACGATTTGAACAGTCCGCTGAAGGAGGCGTTGAACGCGGGAGTGACCGCGATGACGCCGTCGGCTCCGGCGACGGTGTCGAAGGCCTCCTCCAAGGGGGTGGTGGGGAAACCGCTCAGCATCGCGTCGATGATCGCGCGCCCCAGCGGGCGCAGCTCGACGAACGAGGATTCGACCGTGTTCCCGGCACGGGTGAGTTCCGCGCGCGCCGATGACTCGAGCCGGTCGGCGAGCATGCGCGTTGAGGAGGGCTCTCGCAGCCCGGCGGTGATGATCGCGATCGTGGTGGTCATCTCGTACGGTCCTCTCGGCTCCCCGGGTTCCGCGGCGCCGGTGCTCCGGTGCCCGCGTCGCGAGCCCGCAGCAGCGACTGATGGGTGGGTGCGTCGGGTGCGTCGGGTGACCTGCCGACGGCGAACTCCTTGCGGAGCACCGGTACGACCTCTCCGCCCAGGAGGTCCAGTTGTTCCAGCACCGTCTTGAGCGGCAGTCCCGCGTGATCGACGACGAAGAGCTGGCGCTGGTAGTCGCCCGCGTATGCGCGGAAGCCGAGGGTCTTCTCGATCACCTGCTGGGGAGAGCCGACCGTCAGGGGTGTGAGCGAGCTGAACTCCTCCAGCGACGGTCCGTGTCCGTACACGGGCGCGTTGTCGAAGTAGGGCCGGAATTCCCGCATCGCGTCCTGGCTGTTGGGGCGGATGAAGGCCTGTCCGCCCAGGCCCACGATGGCGGCCTCCGGTGTCCCGTGCCCGTAGTGCGCGAAGCGCCTGCGGTAGAGCTCGACCATCGTGCGGGTGTGGGAGGCGGGCCAGAAGATGTGGTTCGCGAAGTATCCGTCCCCGTGGTAGGCCGCCAGCTCCGCGATTTCCGCGGTGCGGATGGAGCCGTGCCACACGAAGGGCGGGATGCCGTCCAGGGGCTGGGGAGCCAGGGTGAAACTCTGGAGCGGGCCGCGCAGCTCGCCCTCCCAGTCGACCACCCGCTCGCGCCACAGACGGCGCAGCAGGCCGTAGTGCTCGACGGTCAGGGGGATCGCCTTGCGGATGTCCTGGCCGAACCAGGGATACACCGGACCGGTGTTCCCTCTCCCCAGCATCACATCGGTCCGTCCGCCGGACAGGTGCTGCAGCACGCTGAAGTCCTCGGCGATCTTGACGGGATCGTTCGTGGTGATCAGCGTGGTCGACGTGGACAGGATGATCCGTTCCGTCAACGCGGCGATGTAGCCGAGCAGTGTCGTGGGCGAGGAGGGCACGAACGGCGGGTTGTGGTGCTCGCCGGTGGCGAAGACGTCGAGGCCGACCTCCTCCGCCTTCCTCGCGATGGCCACGGTGTCCCGGATGCGCTCCGCCTCGGTCGGCGTACGGTTCGTGGTCGGGTCGGGGGTCACATCACCCACGGTGAAAATGCCGAACTGCATCCCGCTCATAGCGCTGTCACTCTCCCTCTGTGTGTGACGCACGCACCTGTTGCCGCCTCTCTCTCGCTCCTGCCGGCGGGCGCCATGACCTGCGTACGGCCGGCGGCGCACCGCACGCCGGCCGGTTTCGGCGGGCTGCCGCGATATCCGCCGGGCCGGCCGCACGGCATACCCAGTGTTCCCCTCGCGGGCCGGAATCGCACTATGACCGATAGATCCGGCCAATCGGTTGATGGTTTAACAATGAGTGATGAAGTGGTACGGAATGCGAGGCGGGAGCTCAAGGCTCGAACGCGACCGGCGGCAGGAGGCGGTCTCTTGTACCGGATCTCCTGCCGCCGGACGCCGGGGGCGAGGGC is part of the Streptomyces qinzhouensis genome and harbors:
- a CDS encoding CE1758 family FMN-dependent luciferase-like monooxygenase, translating into MQFGIFTVGDVTPDPTTNRTPTEAERIRDTVAIARKAEEVGLDVFATGEHHNPPFVPSSPTTLLGYIAALTERIILSTSTTLITTNDPVKIAEDFSVLQHLSGGRTDVMLGRGNTGPVYPWFGQDIRKAIPLTVEHYGLLRRLWRERVVDWEGELRGPLQSFTLAPQPLDGIPPFVWHGSIRTAEIAELAAYHGDGYFANHIFWPASHTRTMVELYRRRFAHYGHGTPEAAIVGLGGQAFIRPNSQDAMREFRPYFDNAPVYGHGPSLEEFSSLTPLTVGSPQQVIEKTLGFRAYAGDYQRQLFVVDHAGLPLKTVLEQLDLLGGEVVPVLRKEFAVGRSPDAPDAPTHQSLLRARDAGTGAPAPRNPGSREDRTR
- a CDS encoding FMN reductase, whose translation is MTTTIAIITAGLREPSSTRMLADRLESSARAELTRAGNTVESSFVELRPLGRAIIDAMLSGFPTTPLEEAFDTVAGADGVIAVTPAFNASFSGLFKSFFDVLPEETLSDMPVLIGATGGTERHSLVLEHALRPMFSYLHAIVSPRGVYAATDDFGSHESGAALSERINRAAADYARLVQGCGPRHRKDALTEDIAAMERLLQPGSS